The Temnothorax longispinosus isolate EJ_2023e unplaced genomic scaffold, Tlon_JGU_v1 HiC_scaffold_26, whole genome shotgun sequence genome contains a region encoding:
- the LOC139824069 gene encoding uncharacterized protein: MANMDLNDNDFADFALELSLEEKSATDIAARPVAAGPIAARPVATGSIADRPVAAGSVADRLVVADRPVVAGPVAAGPVVADRAAAHFDAEDDRQVRRPRGRAAGIRRQKKGSWPSYTDCHHPITIGVDEAEAEVDVESNRILGPVFHKISSFIYQIFVLIKKFVSLI, translated from the exons ATGGCAAAT atggATCTAAACGATAACGATTTCGCCGATTTCGCGCTAGAATTATCATTGGAAGAAAAATCAGCCACCGATATCGCTGCCAGACCCGTCGCTGCCGGTCCCATCGCCGCCAGACCCGTCGCCACCGGTTCCATCGCCGACCGTCCCGTCGCCGCCGGTTCCGTCGCCGACCGTCTCGTCGTCGCCGACCGTCCCGTCGTCGCCGGACCTGTCGCCGCTGGTCCCGTCGTCGCCGATCGTGCCGCTGCTCATTTCGATGCCGAAGATGATAGACAag ttcGAAGACCAAGAGGCAGAGCCGCGGGGATACGACGGCAGAAGAAAGGTTCATGGCCTTCTTATACAGATTGTCATCACCCAATTACCATTGGGGTAGACGAGGCAGAGGCAGAAGTAGACGTTGAGAGCAACAGGATTCTCGGACCggtatttcataaaatttcatcatttatatatcaaatatttgttttaataaaaaaatttgtatctcttatataa